One region of Acidovorax sp. T1 genomic DNA includes:
- a CDS encoding putative selenate ABC transporter substrate-binding protein, translating into MTCSSPSTRTFIKAVLAGAAMALAGLAQAQAVFKITAIPDESPTELARKAAPLVKYLEQKLGTKVEFTPVSDYAAAVEALANKQVDMAWYGGFTFVQASIRSGGKVVPLVQREEDEKFRSVFITSDPAIQSLADLKGKTVSFGSQSSTSGHLMPRSYLLQAQIDADKDFRRVAYSGAHDATIAAVASGKVDAGALNISVWEKFVADKKVDTGKVKVIFTTPAYFDYNWTVHSDMPAAQREKLTKAFLDLNRNTPEGKDILDLQRATRFIPTQASNYKGIETAARSAGLIK; encoded by the coding sequence ATGACCTGTTCTTCTCCTTCGACCCGCACCTTCATCAAAGCAGTGCTGGCCGGCGCCGCCATGGCCCTGGCCGGCCTGGCGCAGGCCCAGGCGGTGTTCAAGATCACGGCGATTCCCGACGAATCGCCCACCGAGCTGGCGCGCAAGGCCGCGCCGCTGGTGAAATACCTGGAGCAGAAACTGGGCACCAAGGTGGAGTTCACCCCGGTGTCCGACTACGCCGCCGCCGTGGAGGCGCTGGCCAACAAACAGGTGGACATGGCCTGGTACGGTGGCTTCACCTTTGTGCAGGCCAGCATCCGCTCGGGCGGCAAGGTGGTGCCGCTGGTGCAGCGCGAAGAGGATGAAAAATTCCGTTCGGTCTTCATCACCAGCGACCCGGCCATCCAGTCGCTGGCCGACCTGAAGGGCAAGACCGTGAGCTTTGGCTCGCAGTCCAGCACCTCGGGCCACCTGATGCCGCGCAGCTATCTGCTGCAGGCCCAGATCGACGCCGACAAGGACTTCCGGCGCGTGGCCTACTCGGGCGCGCACGACGCCACCATTGCCGCCGTCGCCTCGGGCAAGGTGGACGCGGGGGCGCTCAACATCTCGGTGTGGGAAAAGTTCGTGGCCGACAAGAAGGTGGACACCGGCAAGGTGAAGGTGATCTTCACCACCCCGGCCTACTTTGACTACAACTGGACCGTGCACAGCGACATGCCCGCGGCTCAGCGCGAAAAGCTCACCAAGGCGTTTCTGGACCTGAACCGCAACACCCCCGAAGGCAAGGACATTCTGGACCTGCAGCGCGCCACGCGCTTCATTCCCACCCAGGCCAGCAACTACAAGGGCATCGAAACCGCAGCGCGCAGCGCGGGCCTGATCAAGTGA
- a CDS encoding hotdog fold thioesterase, whose translation MSIWKKPISLSLLNETNANTAATHPGIEITAVGDDYLCGRVPVDERTRQPFGILHGGVSVVLAETLGSIGAFYACPEGHRGVGLDINANHIRAASSGWVTGTARAVHIGRTTQVWQIDMVNDAGELTCVSRITMAILAPR comes from the coding sequence ATGTCCATCTGGAAAAAACCCATTTCGCTGTCTCTGCTCAACGAGACCAACGCCAACACCGCCGCCACGCACCCGGGCATCGAAATCACCGCGGTGGGCGACGATTACCTGTGCGGCCGCGTGCCGGTGGACGAGCGCACGCGCCAGCCCTTTGGCATCCTGCACGGCGGCGTGAGCGTGGTGCTGGCGGAAACGCTGGGGTCGATTGGCGCCTTTTATGCCTGCCCCGAAGGCCACCGCGGCGTGGGGCTGGACATCAATGCCAACCATATCCGCGCAGCCAGCAGCGGCTGGGTCACCGGCACAGCGCGTGCCGTGCACATTGGCCGCACCACGCAGGTGTGGCAGATCGACATGGTCAACGACGCGGGTGAGCTGACCTGCGTGTCCCGCATCACCATGGCCATCCTGGCGCCACGCTGA
- a CDS encoding calcium-binding protein, with product MKAIQRRTFAFEARSVMLFTALTLGGAAALQAQTAPAAAPKAQGGPSYGPATSSLNPGTPTATGSAAAAAFDRADANRDGKLSADEAAMLPAIGNRFEQLDTDRDGSLSRTEFDKGAR from the coding sequence ATGAAAGCCATTCAACGCCGCACCTTTGCCTTTGAAGCCCGCAGCGTCATGCTGTTCACAGCACTCACGCTGGGCGGCGCCGCTGCCCTGCAGGCCCAGACCGCACCGGCCGCAGCGCCCAAGGCACAAGGGGGGCCCTCCTACGGACCCGCCACGTCTTCCCTCAACCCCGGCACGCCCACCGCCACGGGCTCTGCCGCCGCCGCAGCCTTTGACCGCGCCGACGCCAATCGCGACGGCAAACTCAGCGCCGATGAAGCCGCCATGCTGCCGGCCATTGGCAACCGCTTCGAGCAGCTCGACACCGACCGTGACGGCAGCCTGTCGCGCACCGAGTTCGACAAGGGCGCCAGGTAA
- a CDS encoding MFS transporter: MTQASPGAPSAVPLRQDARTIGLIGLAHGSSHFFHMLLPPLFPWLIGEFGYSYSELGLLVSVFFVISGVGQALSGFLVDRVGARPVLFFALSSFAAAGLAAGTAQGYAGLLLAAALAGLGNAPFHPVDFTILNKRVSPQRLGHGFSVHGISGNLGWATAPVFMAGIATATGSWRAACLCGALLALVVLAVMVWQRDALDDRQGSWAHQAPGAKAVADEHPMAFLKLPSVWLCFSFFFWSTCALSAIQSFASPALQSMYGLPLSVTALVVTGYMLCGAAGMVVGGFLVGRVQRLEKVISVCLLASAALLVLVGTGWLPGMAAVVVAALAGVGTGLASPSRDMLIKRAAPPGATGRVYGTVYSGLDLGFCLAAPVFGALLDRGMTSGIFYGSAITLALSVVSAALVGVGVAARLRRSAAVAA, translated from the coding sequence ATGACCCAAGCATCCCCTGGCGCACCCAGCGCCGTTCCCCTGCGGCAGGACGCCCGCACCATCGGCCTGATTGGCCTGGCGCATGGCAGTTCGCATTTTTTTCACATGCTGCTGCCGCCGCTGTTTCCGTGGCTGATTGGCGAGTTTGGCTACAGCTATTCCGAGCTGGGCCTGCTGGTGTCGGTGTTTTTTGTGATCTCGGGCGTGGGCCAGGCGCTGTCGGGCTTTCTGGTGGACCGCGTGGGCGCGCGCCCGGTGCTGTTTTTTGCGCTGTCGAGCTTTGCCGCCGCCGGCCTGGCGGCGGGCACGGCGCAGGGCTATGCGGGGCTGCTGCTGGCGGCGGCGCTGGCGGGGCTGGGCAATGCGCCGTTCCACCCGGTGGACTTCACCATCCTCAACAAGCGCGTGTCGCCGCAGCGCCTGGGCCATGGTTTTTCGGTGCACGGCATCAGCGGCAACCTGGGCTGGGCCACGGCGCCGGTGTTCATGGCCGGCATTGCCACGGCCACGGGCTCGTGGCGGGCGGCCTGCCTGTGCGGCGCGCTGCTGGCGCTGGTGGTGCTGGCCGTCATGGTGTGGCAGCGCGACGCGCTGGACGACCGCCAGGGCAGCTGGGCGCACCAGGCCCCCGGCGCCAAGGCCGTGGCCGACGAGCATCCGATGGCCTTCCTCAAGCTGCCCTCGGTGTGGCTGTGCTTTTCGTTCTTTTTCTGGAGCACCTGCGCGCTGAGCGCCATCCAGAGCTTTGCCAGCCCCGCGCTGCAGAGCATGTATGGCCTGCCGCTGAGCGTGACGGCCCTGGTGGTCACCGGCTACATGCTGTGCGGCGCGGCGGGCATGGTGGTGGGCGGCTTTCTGGTGGGCCGCGTGCAGCGGCTGGAGAAGGTGATCTCGGTGTGCCTGCTGGCCTCGGCCGCCCTGCTGGTGCTGGTGGGCACGGGCTGGCTGCCCGGCATGGCGGCGGTGGTGGTGGCGGCGCTGGCCGGCGTCGGCACCGGCCTGGCAAGCCCGTCGCGCGACATGCTCATCAAGCGCGCCGCCCCGCCGGGCGCCACCGGCCGCGTGTATGGCACGGTGTATTCGGGGCTGGACCTGGGCTTTTGCCTGGCCGCGCCGGTGTTTGGCGCCCTGCTCGACCGGGGCATGACCTCGGGCATCTTTTACGGCTCGGCCATCACGCTGGCGCTGAGCGTGGTGTCTGCCGCGCTGGTGGGCGTGGGCGTGGCGGCACGGCTGCGGCGCTCTGCCGCAGTGGCGGCCTGA
- the phnE gene encoding phosphonate ABC transporter, permease protein PhnE: MNTHRAPAPRPFANRCLACWCVAAAALALVGLSFWSLDLQWAQFVSAPALAKMGRFLAELLQPETSPVFLQKLLWATLETLAMSALGTLLAVLLGLGLALPASKTFEGDPARWRGPTRLVLNALRSIPELVWATLLLIAAGLGPFAGTLALALHTSGVLGRLFAEAIENAPPGPGFALRVRGVASSRVFLYATLPQVLPQLLSYTLYRWENNIRAAAVLGVVGAGGLGQMLAFHMGLFQMGETSSVLVAMLALVALVDALSFASRRWLAI; encoded by the coding sequence ATGAACACGCACCGCGCTCCAGCGCCCCGGCCCTTCGCCAACCGCTGCCTGGCCTGCTGGTGCGTGGCCGCCGCGGCGCTGGCGCTGGTGGGCCTGAGTTTTTGGTCACTCGATCTGCAGTGGGCGCAGTTTGTATCCGCCCCGGCGCTGGCCAAGATGGGCCGGTTTCTGGCCGAGCTGCTTCAGCCCGAAACCAGCCCGGTGTTTCTGCAAAAACTGCTGTGGGCCACGCTGGAGACGCTGGCCATGTCGGCGCTGGGCACCTTGCTGGCGGTGCTGCTGGGCCTGGGGCTGGCCCTGCCCGCCAGCAAGACGTTTGAGGGTGACCCGGCACGCTGGCGCGGCCCCACGCGGCTCGTGCTCAACGCCCTGCGCAGCATTCCCGAACTGGTGTGGGCCACATTGCTGCTGATCGCGGCCGGGCTGGGGCCGTTTGCCGGCACACTGGCGCTGGCGCTGCACACCTCGGGCGTGCTGGGCCGCCTGTTTGCCGAAGCCATCGAAAACGCCCCGCCGGGCCCGGGCTTTGCCCTGCGCGTGCGCGGGGTGGCCAGCAGCCGCGTGTTCCTGTACGCCACCCTGCCCCAGGTGCTGCCGCAGTTGCTGAGTTACACGCTGTACCGCTGGGAAAACAACATCCGCGCCGCCGCCGTGCTGGGCGTGGTGGGGGCCGGCGGGCTGGGGCAGATGCTGGCGTTCCACATGGGGCTGTTCCAGATGGGTGAAACCAGCAGCGTGCTGGTCGCCATGCTGGCGCTGGTGGCGCTGGTGGATGCACTGAGCTTTGCCAGCCGGCGCTGGCTGGCTATCTGA
- a CDS encoding YnfA family protein: MPETKTVLLFLVTALAEIVGCYLPGLWLSHGKSAWLLVPGALSLAAFAWLLSLHPTASGRVYAAYGGVYVFVAIVWLWVVDGVRPTPWDIAGAALALAGMGVIMFAPRGA; encoded by the coding sequence ATGCCAGAAACAAAAACCGTTCTGCTCTTTCTTGTGACTGCGCTGGCAGAAATTGTGGGCTGCTATCTGCCCGGCCTTTGGCTCAGCCACGGCAAAAGCGCATGGTTGCTCGTGCCTGGCGCGTTGAGCCTGGCGGCCTTCGCCTGGCTTTTGTCGCTGCACCCCACGGCGTCCGGGCGGGTGTATGCAGCCTATGGCGGCGTCTATGTCTTCGTGGCCATTGTCTGGCTGTGGGTGGTGGACGGAGTTCGCCCCACGCCATGGGACATTGCCGGCGCGGCACTGGCGCTTGCGGGCATGGGGGTCATCATGTTCGCCCCCCGAGGCGCCTGA
- a CDS encoding FAD-binding oxidoreductase, with the protein MNAPTAASHLLPTIHLRDVPQALIDALQSRFGAQCSLAQAVREQHGRDEGSLQAPPPSAVVFAESTRDVQDAVALASQYEVPVIPYGAGSSLEGHLLAVQGGISIDLGRMNRVLSVNADDLTVTVQPGITRKALNEAIKDTGLFFPIDPGADASIGGMCATRASGTNAVRYGTMRENVLALEVVTASGEVIRTGTRAKKSAAGYDLTRLMVGSEGTLGVITEVTVRLYPLPEAVSAAICSFPSIEAAVRTTIQTIQLGVPIARVELIDRHSVRMVNAHSKLSLREEPMLLMEFHGSPASVKEQAETVQEIAAEWGGNAFEWASTPEERTRLWTARHNALFAALQSRPGCKALSTDTCVPISRLADCLLDSVAEAEASGIPYFLVGHVGDGNFHFGYLLDPNIPQERVTAEALNHQLVARALSMGGTCTGEHGVGLHKMGFLLDETGAGAVDMMRAIKRALDPKNILNPGKIFAL; encoded by the coding sequence ATGAACGCCCCCACCGCCGCCTCGCACCTGCTGCCCACCATCCATCTGCGCGACGTGCCGCAAGCGCTGATTGACGCGCTGCAAAGCCGCTTTGGCGCGCAGTGCTCGCTGGCCCAGGCCGTGCGCGAGCAGCATGGGCGCGACGAAGGCTCGCTGCAGGCCCCACCGCCCTCGGCCGTGGTGTTTGCCGAAAGCACGCGCGACGTGCAGGACGCCGTGGCGCTGGCCAGCCAGTACGAAGTGCCGGTGATTCCCTACGGCGCGGGCTCGTCGCTCGAAGGCCACCTGCTGGCCGTGCAGGGCGGCATCAGCATCGACCTGGGCCGCATGAACCGGGTGCTCAGCGTCAACGCCGACGACCTTACCGTGACGGTGCAGCCTGGCATCACGCGCAAAGCATTGAACGAGGCCATCAAGGACACCGGCCTGTTCTTCCCCATCGACCCCGGCGCCGACGCCAGCATTGGCGGCATGTGCGCCACGCGCGCCAGCGGCACCAACGCCGTGCGCTACGGCACCATGCGCGAAAACGTGCTGGCGCTCGAAGTGGTCACCGCCAGCGGCGAAGTCATCCGCACCGGCACGCGCGCCAAGAAAAGCGCCGCCGGCTACGACCTCACGCGCCTGATGGTGGGCAGCGAAGGCACGCTGGGCGTGATCACCGAAGTGACGGTGCGCCTGTACCCGCTGCCCGAGGCCGTCAGCGCCGCGATCTGCTCGTTCCCGAGCATCGAGGCCGCCGTGCGCACCACCATCCAGACCATCCAGCTCGGTGTGCCGATTGCGCGCGTGGAGCTTATCGACCGCCACAGCGTGCGCATGGTCAACGCGCACAGCAAGCTCAGCCTGCGCGAAGAGCCCATGCTGCTGATGGAGTTCCACGGCTCGCCCGCCAGCGTGAAAGAACAGGCCGAAACCGTGCAGGAGATCGCCGCGGAATGGGGTGGCAATGCCTTTGAATGGGCCAGCACGCCCGAAGAGCGCACGCGCCTGTGGACCGCGCGGCACAACGCGCTGTTTGCCGCCCTGCAAAGCCGGCCCGGCTGCAAGGCCCTCAGCACCGACACCTGCGTGCCCATCAGCCGCCTGGCCGACTGCCTGCTCGACTCGGTGGCAGAAGCCGAGGCCAGCGGCATCCCCTACTTTCTCGTCGGCCATGTGGGCGACGGCAACTTCCACTTCGGCTACCTGCTCGACCCCAACATCCCACAAGAGCGCGTCACCGCCGAGGCCCTGAACCACCAGCTGGTGGCGCGCGCGCTCAGCATGGGCGGCACCTGCACCGGCGAGCACGGCGTGGGCCTGCACAAAATGGGCTTTCTGCTCGACGAAACCGGCGCCGGCGCGGTGGACATGATGCGCGCCATCAAACGCGCGCTGGACCCGAAGAACATCCTGAATCCGGGCAAGATTTTTGCGCTGTGA
- a CDS encoding acetyl-CoA hydrolase/transferase family protein, translated as MSLADRVRHPAFLQRVMSAEEAAALIPTGANVGMSGFTGAGYPKAVPQAIATRAKAEHAAGKPYKINVWTGASTAPELDGALAESQAIGQRLPFNTDPIARKAINAGEIDFIDMHLSHVAQHAWFGFLGPLHIAVIEVLGVTADGLLIPAAAVGNNKTWLEIADQVILEVNTKPSAKMEGMHDIYYGTAIPPRRVPINMTHADDRIGQPYLRVDPAKVIAVVETHKGDRDNVFATPDESSNKIASYIIDFLAHEMKMGRLPKEMLPIQSGVGNVANAVLAGLLHGPFENLLGFTEVLQDGMLDLLRAGKMSKASATAISLSKGAYEDFEKNIDFYRERIILRPQEISNHPELVRRLGIIAMNSMIEADIYGNINSTHLMGTGMMNGIGGSGDFARNGYLSFFVTPSVAKDGAISCIVPMVSHVDHTEHDTQIIVTEQGLADLRGLSPRQRAKVIIDRCAHPDFRAQLQDYFDRARAQGPQHTPHILSEALSWHERFVQTGSMHPA; from the coding sequence ATGTCCCTGGCCGATCGGGTACGCCACCCTGCCTTTCTTCAACGTGTCATGTCGGCCGAAGAGGCGGCGGCGCTGATTCCCACGGGTGCCAACGTCGGCATGAGCGGCTTCACCGGCGCCGGCTACCCCAAGGCAGTGCCCCAGGCCATTGCGACCCGTGCCAAGGCCGAGCACGCGGCCGGAAAGCCCTACAAGATCAACGTCTGGACGGGCGCCTCGACCGCCCCCGAGCTCGACGGAGCCCTGGCCGAGTCTCAGGCCATCGGCCAGCGCCTGCCTTTCAACACCGACCCCATCGCGCGCAAGGCCATCAACGCGGGTGAGATCGACTTCATCGACATGCACCTGTCACATGTTGCCCAGCATGCATGGTTTGGCTTTCTCGGCCCACTGCACATTGCGGTGATCGAGGTGCTGGGCGTGACGGCCGACGGCCTGCTGATCCCCGCAGCGGCCGTGGGCAACAACAAGACCTGGCTGGAGATTGCCGACCAGGTGATCCTCGAAGTCAACACCAAGCCCTCGGCCAAGATGGAAGGCATGCACGACATCTACTACGGCACGGCCATTCCGCCGCGCCGCGTGCCCATCAACATGACCCATGCGGACGACCGCATCGGCCAGCCCTACCTGCGCGTGGACCCGGCCAAGGTGATTGCCGTGGTGGAAACCCACAAGGGCGACCGCGACAACGTGTTTGCCACGCCGGACGAGAGCTCCAACAAGATTGCCAGCTACATCATCGACTTTCTCGCGCACGAGATGAAGATGGGCCGCTTACCGAAGGAAATGCTGCCCATCCAGTCGGGCGTGGGCAACGTGGCCAACGCCGTGCTGGCCGGCCTGCTGCATGGGCCGTTCGAGAACCTGCTGGGCTTTACCGAGGTGCTGCAGGACGGCATGCTAGACCTGCTGCGCGCCGGCAAGATGAGCAAGGCATCGGCCACCGCGATCTCGCTGTCCAAAGGCGCCTATGAGGACTTCGAGAAGAACATCGATTTTTACCGCGAGCGCATCATCCTGCGCCCGCAAGAAATCAGCAACCACCCCGAGCTGGTGCGCCGCCTGGGCATCATCGCCATGAACTCGATGATCGAGGCAGACATCTACGGCAACATCAACTCCACCCACCTGATGGGCACGGGCATGATGAACGGCATTGGCGGCTCGGGCGACTTTGCGCGCAACGGCTACCTGTCGTTCTTTGTGACGCCCTCGGTGGCCAAGGACGGTGCCATCAGCTGCATCGTGCCCATGGTCTCGCATGTGGACCACACCGAGCACGACACACAGATCATCGTCACCGAACAAGGCCTGGCCGACCTGCGCGGCCTGTCGCCGCGCCAGCGCGCAAAGGTCATCATCGACCGCTGCGCGCACCCCGATTTCCGCGCGCAGCTGCAGGACTACTTCGACCGCGCACGCGCCCAGGGGCCGCAGCACACGCCGCACATCCTCAGCGAGGCACTGTCGTGGCATGAACGCTTCGTCCAAACCGGTAGCATGCACCCGGCCTGA
- a CDS encoding phosphonate ABC transporter ATP-binding protein: MKLVLHNSTVRHPAARAGAPAALRGLDLVVAQGEQLAVIGPSGAGKTTLLQLLACAQRPDQGSLQLDGIDPWALPRRALQRLRGRLFLAPQVPPLPPRQRVVTAVLAGRLPHESLWASVRSLVYPTGIALAEAALAHFDVADKLFDRVDRLSGGERQRVGLARALASQASLLLVDEPLSALDPARAQQALASLTQAAHERGATLVATLHHVDMALAHFPRVIGLRDGALAFDLPAAQVTPAHLHQLYAQHLDELAATAPPAPDAPVPAAPVPMQCR; encoded by the coding sequence ATGAAACTGGTGCTGCACAACTCCACCGTGCGCCACCCGGCCGCACGCGCCGGTGCACCAGCAGCGCTGCGCGGCCTGGATCTGGTGGTGGCGCAGGGCGAGCAACTGGCCGTGATCGGCCCTTCGGGCGCGGGCAAGACCACGCTGCTGCAGCTGCTGGCCTGCGCACAGCGGCCCGATCAGGGCAGCTTGCAGCTCGATGGGATCGACCCCTGGGCATTGCCGCGCCGCGCATTGCAGCGCCTGCGCGGCCGCCTGTTTCTCGCGCCCCAGGTGCCGCCGCTGCCACCCCGGCAGCGCGTCGTCACGGCGGTGCTGGCGGGGCGCCTGCCGCATGAGAGCCTGTGGGCCAGTGTGCGCAGCCTGGTCTATCCCACCGGCATCGCGCTGGCCGAGGCTGCGCTGGCGCATTTTGACGTGGCCGACAAGCTGTTCGACCGGGTGGACCGGCTCTCGGGCGGCGAGCGCCAGCGGGTGGGCCTGGCCCGGGCGCTGGCCTCGCAGGCCAGCCTGTTGCTGGTGGACGAGCCCCTGTCCGCGCTCGACCCGGCGCGCGCGCAGCAGGCGCTGGCCTCGCTCACGCAGGCGGCCCATGAGCGCGGGGCCACGCTGGTCGCCACGCTGCACCATGTGGACATGGCCTTGGCGCATTTCCCGCGCGTGATCGGGCTGCGCGACGGCGCGCTGGCCTTTGACCTGCCTGCAGCGCAGGTGACGCCCGCGCACCTGCACCAGCTGTATGCGCAGCACCTGGACGAGCTGGCAGCAACGGCGCCGCCCGCCCCGGATGCGCCCGTGCCTGCGGCACCCGTGCCCATGCAGTGCCGCTAG
- a CDS encoding PhnE/PtxC family ABC transporter permease, translating to MSSDLPAPHGTSRPPERRDPAWRGRVAGAVVALVLLWPMLVLTEFKPWLLLAPDALKPSLRFLADFVPPRWDAEFLALVARETWRTVAIATAGLTLALVLAVPLALLSVRVLSLSALTGPMAPLPALVRLLVRWLLVVLRSVPELIWALVFVRVVGLGPTAGVLAIALTFAGMLGKVYAEILDSAEPHAAASLLRNGSGRLQAFLYALLPQNAAELTSYTVYRWECAIRSSAVLGFVGAGGLGQQMDASMKMFEGAEVATMLLVFMALVWLADRISAWLRQRLA from the coding sequence ATGTCGTCTGATCTGCCTGCACCCCACGGCACAAGCCGCCCGCCCGAACGGCGTGACCCGGCCTGGCGCGGCCGCGTGGCCGGGGCCGTGGTGGCGCTGGTGCTGCTGTGGCCGATGCTGGTGCTCACCGAGTTCAAGCCCTGGCTGCTGCTGGCGCCGGATGCGCTGAAACCCTCGTTGCGCTTTCTGGCCGATTTCGTGCCGCCCCGGTGGGACGCCGAGTTTCTGGCCCTGGTGGCGCGCGAGACCTGGCGCACCGTGGCCATTGCCACCGCAGGCCTCACGCTGGCGCTGGTGCTGGCCGTGCCGCTGGCGCTGCTGTCGGTTCGGGTGCTGTCCCTCTCGGCGCTGACCGGCCCCATGGCGCCGCTGCCGGCGCTGGTGCGGCTGTTGGTGCGCTGGCTGCTGGTGGTGCTGCGCAGCGTGCCCGAGCTGATCTGGGCCCTGGTGTTTGTGCGCGTGGTGGGGCTGGGCCCCACGGCTGGCGTGCTGGCCATTGCGCTCACCTTTGCCGGCATGCTGGGCAAGGTGTATGCCGAAATTCTGGACAGTGCCGAGCCCCATGCCGCCGCCAGCCTGCTGCGCAATGGCAGCGGCCGGCTGCAGGCCTTTTTGTATGCACTGCTGCCGCAAAACGCCGCCGAGCTGACCAGCTACACGGTGTACCGCTGGGAATGCGCGATCCGCTCGTCGGCCGTGCTGGGCTTTGTGGGCGCGGGCGGGCTGGGCCAGCAGATGGATGCCTCGATGAAGATGTTCGAGGGCGCCGAGGTGGCCACCATGCTGCTGGTGTTCATGGCGCTGGTCTGGCTGGCAGACCGCATCAGCGCCTGGTTGCGGCAAAGGCTGGCATGA
- a CDS encoding solute carrier family 23 protein — translation MGFMTWREKSADALQQGGVIAPDERLPWPQTAVMGVQHVIAMFGATVLAPILMGFDPNLAILMSGIGTLIFFLITGGKVPSYLGSSFAFIGVVIAATSYAGKGPNANIGLALGGIIACGALYTLVGFIVQVVGTGWIERFMPPVVTGSVVAVIGLNLAGIPIKNMAASNFDSWMQVVTFVSVGLVAVLTRGMVQRLLILVGLIVASVIYAVLTNGMGLGKPLDLSAVLAAPWVGMPGFSAPVFSAPAMLLIAPVVIILVAENLGHIKAVTAMTGKNLDQYMGRAFIGDGIATMVSGSAGGTGVTTYAENIGVMAATKIYSTAVFLVAALIAIVLGFSPKFGAVIQAIPLPVMGGVSIVVFGLIAVAGAKIWVDNKVDFSQNKNLIVAAITLILGTGDFTLKFGQFALGGIGTATFGAILLYALLNRKG, via the coding sequence ATGGGCTTCATGACCTGGAGGGAGAAAAGCGCCGACGCGCTGCAGCAGGGCGGCGTGATCGCGCCCGACGAACGCCTGCCTTGGCCGCAAACGGCCGTGATGGGCGTGCAGCACGTGATTGCGATGTTTGGCGCCACGGTGCTGGCGCCCATCCTGATGGGGTTCGACCCCAATCTGGCCATTTTGATGAGCGGCATCGGCACGCTGATCTTCTTTCTCATCACCGGCGGCAAGGTGCCCAGCTACCTGGGTTCGAGCTTTGCCTTCATCGGCGTGGTGATTGCGGCCACGTCCTATGCCGGCAAGGGGCCCAACGCCAACATCGGGCTGGCGCTGGGCGGCATCATCGCCTGCGGCGCGTTGTACACGCTGGTGGGCTTCATCGTGCAGGTGGTGGGCACGGGCTGGATCGAGCGCTTCATGCCTCCCGTGGTCACCGGCTCGGTGGTGGCGGTGATCGGCCTGAACCTGGCGGGCATCCCCATCAAGAACATGGCGGCCAGCAACTTTGACAGCTGGATGCAGGTGGTCACCTTCGTCAGCGTGGGCCTGGTGGCCGTGCTCACGCGCGGCATGGTGCAGCGCCTTTTAATTCTGGTGGGCCTGATCGTGGCCAGCGTGATCTATGCCGTGCTGACCAACGGCATGGGCCTGGGCAAGCCGCTCGACCTCTCAGCCGTGCTGGCCGCGCCCTGGGTGGGCATGCCCGGCTTTTCGGCGCCGGTGTTCAGCGCGCCGGCCATGCTGCTGATCGCTCCGGTGGTCATCATTCTGGTGGCCGAGAACCTGGGCCACATCAAGGCCGTCACGGCCATGACCGGCAAGAACCTGGACCAGTACATGGGCCGCGCCTTCATTGGCGACGGCATTGCCACCATGGTCAGCGGCAGCGCCGGCGGCACCGGGGTGACCACCTATGCCGAGAACATCGGCGTGATGGCGGCCACCAAGATCTATTCCACCGCCGTGTTCCTGGTGGCGGCGCTGATCGCCATCGTGCTGGGTTTCAGCCCCAAGTTCGGTGCCGTGATCCAGGCCATTCCGTTACCAGTGATGGGCGGCGTCTCCATCGTGGTGTTCGGCCTGATTGCCGTGGCCGGCGCCAAGATCTGGGTGGACAACAAGGTCGATTTTTCGCAGAACAAGAACCTGATCGTGGCCGCGATCACGCTCATCCTGGGCACGGGCGACTTCACGCTGAAGTTCGGCCAGTTCGCGCTGGGCGGCATCGGCACCGCCACGTTTGGCGCCATCCTGCTGTACGCGCTGCTCAACCGCAAGGGCTGA
- a CDS encoding cob(I)yrinic acid a,c-diamide adenosyltransferase, protein MGNRLTQIATRTGDDGSTGLGDNTRVSKDSPRPHAMGDVDELNSHLGLLLCEPMPQDVRELLIDVQHQLFNLGGELSIPGFELLKDEAVLQLDEALAHYNAALPRLQEFILPAGTRAAAQAHVCRTVARRAERAVVALGKQEAVRETPRHYLNRLSDLLFVLSRVLNRMDGGDDVYWKSERLARAATE, encoded by the coding sequence ATGGGCAACCGACTTACACAGATCGCCACGCGCACCGGCGACGACGGCTCGACGGGCCTGGGCGACAACACGCGCGTGTCCAAAGACAGCCCACGTCCGCATGCCATGGGGGATGTGGACGAACTCAACTCGCACCTGGGCCTGCTGCTGTGCGAGCCGATGCCGCAGGATGTGCGCGAGCTGCTGATCGATGTGCAGCACCAGCTGTTCAACCTCGGGGGCGAGCTGTCGATTCCGGGCTTCGAGCTGCTCAAGGACGAGGCCGTGCTGCAGCTCGATGAGGCGCTGGCGCACTACAACGCCGCGTTGCCGCGCCTGCAGGAATTCATCCTGCCTGCCGGCACGCGCGCCGCCGCCCAGGCCCATGTGTGCCGCACCGTGGCACGCCGCGCCGAGCGCGCCGTGGTGGCGCTGGGCAAGCAGGAGGCCGTGCGCGAAACCCCGCGCCACTACCTCAACCGGCTGTCCGATTTGCTGTTCGTGCTGTCGCGCGTGCTCAACCGCATGGATGGTGGCGACGACGTGTACTGGAAGAGCGAGCGCCTCGCGCGCGCTGCCACTGAATAG